Proteins found in one Chengkuizengella sediminis genomic segment:
- a CDS encoding flagellar protein FlgN — MSVYDIVQHLETLDQIHFKLIELGKQKKQIIIDNHIEELTKIMNQESMLLKQITEVDSKRVKVVENIVKQKGMQPNPNLTITELTRFIIDPEEKRALKAAQNKLLKTMDEMKNLNTLNQQLIEQSLSYINVTLETALGTADDNVTYQNPLTNQHGSRKGIFDVKG, encoded by the coding sequence ATGTCAGTTTATGACATAGTACAACATTTAGAAACGTTGGATCAGATTCACTTCAAATTAATAGAACTTGGTAAACAAAAAAAACAAATCATAATAGATAACCATATAGAAGAACTTACGAAAATCATGAATCAGGAATCAATGCTGTTAAAACAAATCACAGAAGTAGATTCTAAACGGGTGAAGGTTGTTGAAAACATCGTAAAACAAAAAGGAATGCAGCCGAATCCGAACCTTACGATTACAGAGTTAACAAGATTTATCATTGATCCAGAGGAAAAGAGAGCTTTAAAGGCAGCGCAGAATAAGCTTTTGAAAACCATGGATGAAATGAAAAATTTGAATACATTGAATCAACAATTAATTGAACAATCTTTATCATATATTAATGTGACATTAGAAACGGCTCTAGGTACAGCAGACGACAATGTGACCTATCAAAATCCATTAACGAATCAACATGGGTCTCGTAAAGGAATATTTGATGTAAAAGGCTAA
- a CDS encoding flagellar protein, with protein MSIDQLNNCINCGRLFVKNVSNICPRCVEDINQQYERCAEYIKENRACTIYELSEETDVSVRQITQFIHEGRILIGDLENLGYPCNSCGQLIKVGRVCDNCSLRIAREVRDVTSRNADEEQEEAKVSYLHKNSNMKKKF; from the coding sequence ATGTCTATAGATCAATTAAATAATTGTATAAATTGCGGTCGTTTATTTGTAAAGAACGTTAGTAACATCTGTCCAAGATGTGTGGAAGATATCAATCAACAATATGAAAGATGTGCGGAATATATAAAAGAAAACCGCGCATGTACGATTTATGAATTAAGTGAAGAAACAGATGTATCCGTTCGACAAATCACACAATTTATTCATGAAGGCCGTATCTTAATCGGTGACTTAGAAAACTTAGGTTATCCTTGTAATTCATGCGGGCAATTAATAAAAGTAGGAAGAGTATGTGATAACTGCAGCCTTAGAATTGCAAGAGAGGTTCGTGATGTAACAAGTAGAAATGCGGATGAAGAGCAAGAGGAAGCAAAAGTTTCTTATCTTCACAAAAATAGCAACATGAAAAAGAAATTTTAA
- the flgM gene encoding flagellar biosynthesis anti-sigma factor FlgM, translating into MKINKINPVNAIQNYRQQQDINQEKKASKKAMQRDEVQISPEAKELLDTKPTEREEKIEDLKQSVSNGTYQVDANKIAEKLLPYFKKQ; encoded by the coding sequence ATGAAAATTAATAAAATCAATCCAGTAAATGCGATTCAAAACTATCGTCAACAGCAGGATATAAACCAAGAAAAGAAAGCAAGCAAAAAAGCAATGCAGCGGGATGAGGTGCAAATTTCACCTGAAGCGAAGGAATTACTGGACACAAAACCAACGGAACGAGAAGAGAAAATCGAAGATTTAAAACAAAGCGTTTCTAATGGAACGTATCAAGTAGATGCCAACAAAATCGCAGAGAAACTATTACCGTATTTCAAAAAACAATGA
- a CDS encoding DUF6470 family protein — protein sequence MASIPRIQIFQQYAQIGLDITQGKTEMKMPRATFEMKSNNPKMLVTSSGKAELRINQDRAWDAMAIGDHLAYMQNVYQQGKQISLQGIERRVQNGDRLAAIHLGGNPIGEIAKQQAFSEVPVYTTGPASRLNVDVQVNPTKTEIGLERGSVELQSQQIPFEISRDRSKVNLYLLQKNSLDVQPPQVDMQI from the coding sequence ATGGCTTCCATTCCTCGTATTCAAATATTCCAGCAATATGCTCAGATTGGTTTAGACATTACACAAGGTAAAACAGAGATGAAGATGCCTAGAGCTACATTTGAGATGAAATCGAACAATCCAAAAATGTTGGTTACTTCCAGTGGAAAAGCTGAATTAAGAATTAATCAAGATAGAGCTTGGGATGCCATGGCTATTGGAGATCATTTAGCCTATATGCAAAATGTATACCAACAAGGAAAACAGATTTCGTTGCAGGGAATAGAACGAAGGGTGCAAAATGGGGACAGATTAGCTGCCATTCATTTAGGTGGAAATCCAATAGGGGAAATTGCCAAACAACAAGCATTTTCTGAAGTACCTGTATACACTACAGGACCTGCCTCAAGACTAAATGTGGACGTTCAAGTGAACCCAACCAAAACAGAGATTGGTTTAGAACGAGGTTCAGTAGAACTTCAATCACAGCAAATTCCGTTTGAAATATCACGTGATCGAAGTAAGGTGAATTTATATTTATTACAAAAAAATTCTCTAGATGTACAACCTCCACAAGTGGATATGCAAATATAA
- the flgK gene encoding flagellar hook-associated protein FlgK translates to MGSTFGGIEIAKRSLTAQQTVMNTIGHNIANANTVGYTRQVVNLVASKPMEAPGLMRSTNPGQIGQGVDFDSINRIRDSFLDDQYRNEQKYLGEWSIKEDTLQKLEAIFNEPSETGLTQVLEKFWNAWQDVSNDPENVTARTALKENALALTDTLNQLDKQLNDFANDLTENMNVKMTEADNMLTQITNLNNEIFRIEGMGDNANDLRDQRDFLVDKLSNIVNIDVSETESGYTISMGSISLVNGINKEFTFDEASLNSSISSGDLNSGELYGMVESRDEYVAEYAFQIDAMVKALVEGDVEVTLPEGSVIPEGTTLNGITYTGTIEERTLGADTTVTVQGLNGIHELGYSLEDPPQSGIPFFTLKEGATEWDASSITVNPEIQDNPSKIASSSRVDESGNVIFGNNDISLLIAGLKNVDLSYTSGTAGDPVLSNGTFDEFFRSMIGQLGVQTQEASRQVDNQQVLVQQVEINRLSVSGVSLDEELADMIKFEQAYNASARMMTTIDELLNKLINGTGRVGL, encoded by the coding sequence ATGGGATCTACATTCGGAGGAATAGAAATAGCCAAACGTTCTTTAACCGCACAGCAAACGGTAATGAATACGATTGGACATAATATAGCAAATGCAAATACAGTGGGATATACTAGACAAGTAGTAAATCTAGTCGCTTCTAAACCTATGGAAGCTCCAGGTTTAATGAGAAGCACAAACCCAGGTCAAATTGGACAAGGGGTAGATTTCGATTCCATTAATAGAATTAGAGATAGCTTTTTAGACGATCAGTATCGAAATGAGCAAAAATATCTTGGGGAATGGTCTATAAAAGAAGATACATTACAAAAATTAGAAGCCATATTTAACGAACCTTCTGAAACAGGGTTAACACAAGTTCTCGAGAAGTTTTGGAATGCATGGCAGGATGTTAGTAATGATCCAGAGAATGTCACTGCACGTACTGCGTTAAAAGAAAATGCATTGGCGTTAACAGATACATTGAATCAATTAGATAAACAACTTAATGATTTTGCAAATGATTTAACCGAAAACATGAATGTGAAAATGACAGAAGCAGATAATATGCTGACGCAAATTACAAATTTAAATAATGAGATTTTTAGAATAGAAGGAATGGGCGATAATGCAAATGATCTAAGAGATCAGAGAGATTTTCTCGTAGACAAGCTTTCCAATATCGTAAATATCGATGTCTCTGAAACAGAAAGTGGCTACACAATCTCTATGGGTAGTATTAGTTTAGTAAATGGGATTAATAAAGAATTTACATTTGATGAAGCCTCTTTAAACAGCAGCATTTCTTCTGGAGATTTAAATAGCGGTGAACTATACGGTATGGTTGAATCAAGAGATGAATATGTCGCAGAATATGCTTTTCAAATAGATGCTATGGTAAAAGCTTTGGTAGAAGGTGACGTAGAAGTGACACTTCCAGAGGGTTCCGTGATTCCTGAAGGGACAACTTTAAATGGGATCACTTATACTGGAACAATAGAAGAAAGAACATTAGGAGCAGATACAACCGTAACCGTCCAAGGACTAAATGGGATACATGAATTAGGTTACTCTCTTGAAGACCCTCCACAATCGGGTATTCCATTTTTTACTTTAAAAGAGGGTGCTACGGAATGGGATGCGAGCAGCATTACTGTAAATCCAGAGATCCAGGACAATCCTTCCAAAATCGCTTCATCGTCACGAGTGGATGAAAGTGGCAATGTAATCTTCGGGAATAATGATATTTCATTGTTAATTGCGGGATTGAAAAATGTAGATTTAAGTTACACTTCAGGTACAGCAGGAGATCCAGTGTTGTCCAACGGAACTTTTGATGAATTTTTCCGATCCATGATTGGACAATTAGGGGTACAAACTCAGGAAGCAAGTCGACAAGTAGATAACCAACAAGTGTTGGTACAGCAAGTTGAAATCAATCGTTTATCGGTTAGTGGAGTATCTTTAGATGAGGAACTAGCTGATATGATTAAATTTGAACAAGCTTATAATGCTTCTGCACGGATGATGACAACAATTGATGAATTATTAAATAAATTAATTAACGGGACAGGTCGAGTAGGACTATAG
- the flgL gene encoding flagellar hook-associated protein FlgL: MRVTSGMMNTQLLTNLNNNLERMTKYQEQLSSTKKLNKPSDDPVGVTYALRYRSDLSANEQFTENVSSALSWLEFSDSILDQTNDVLDRARELTVQAANGTNDDSALDSIKEEMEELYGQLVTIGNSEFNGKYVFNGQQTNIKPYTEGNAKNESTDAGQIQYAIGEGTKMAVNVTGDQVFGGLNLDGTPQADNTFKVIDDIMTQLENGDFDALSNSLGALDSRIDKVLSVRAEVGARTNRVELTKSRLEDNDINLQTVLSKTEDADLAFVMTKLTESEYVYQAALSVGANMISVSLVDFLR, from the coding sequence ATGAGAGTTACTTCAGGAATGATGAACACCCAATTACTAACTAACCTAAATAATAACCTTGAAAGAATGACGAAATATCAAGAGCAATTATCATCTACAAAAAAATTAAATAAACCTTCAGATGACCCAGTTGGTGTTACTTATGCACTAAGATATCGATCTGATCTATCAGCAAACGAACAGTTTACTGAAAATGTAAGTTCAGCACTTTCTTGGTTAGAATTTTCCGATTCGATCTTAGATCAAACAAACGATGTATTGGATCGTGCACGCGAACTTACAGTGCAAGCGGCTAACGGAACCAATGATGATTCAGCACTTGATTCCATTAAAGAAGAAATGGAAGAACTATACGGACAATTAGTCACGATTGGAAACAGTGAGTTTAATGGAAAGTATGTATTTAACGGTCAACAAACAAATATAAAACCGTATACTGAAGGTAATGCAAAAAATGAGTCCACAGATGCGGGTCAGATCCAATATGCAATTGGAGAAGGTACGAAAATGGCTGTAAACGTAACAGGTGATCAGGTATTTGGTGGATTAAACCTGGATGGTACGCCACAAGCAGATAATACATTTAAAGTAATTGATGATATTATGACTCAACTAGAAAACGGAGATTTTGATGCTCTTTCAAATAGCTTAGGGGCACTAGACTCTCGAATAGACAAGGTGTTGAGTGTTCGTGCGGAGGTTGGAGCAAGAACGAATCGAGTGGAACTAACTAAATCTCGATTAGAGGATAACGATATCAATCTGCAAACCGTACTTTCTAAAACAGAAGATGCGGATTTAGCATTTGTTATGACCAAATTAACGGAGAGTGAGTATGTATATCAAGCGGCACTTTCTGTTGGTGCTAATATGATTTCAGTAAGTTTAGTAGATTTTCTAAGATAA